The Candidatus Dechloromonas phosphoritropha genome includes a region encoding these proteins:
- a CDS encoding complex I NDUFA9 subunit family protein: MDIKKVLLLGGSGYVGTYIVNRLSQRGIEVTVPTRRRERTKALIIQPNVLMPEVNINSEEALVELMQGQDTVINLVGILHSRDVVLPYSKDFAAAHVELPKKIVAACKKTGVRRLVHMSALGANPKGPSEYLSSKGDGEAIVMAAQGDLDVTVFRPSVIFGLGDSFLTMFAGVLRKLPVFPLGFGQARFQPVWAADVADVFVASLDNPATFGQAYDLVGPTVYTLRELVEYTAKLVGSSARIIALPEGLAYLQAGLMWLAPKPLMSPDNLRSMQVDSVCDSNCNLPANWKPTALESIAPTYIALNTPKGKLDGFRYRAGR; encoded by the coding sequence ATGGACATCAAGAAAGTATTGCTGCTGGGGGGTAGCGGTTACGTCGGTACCTATATCGTCAATCGGCTGTCGCAACGTGGCATTGAGGTGACCGTGCCGACGCGCCGCCGCGAGCGGACCAAGGCGCTGATCATCCAGCCGAACGTGTTGATGCCGGAAGTCAATATCAACTCCGAAGAAGCGTTGGTCGAGCTGATGCAAGGCCAGGATACGGTGATCAACCTGGTTGGCATTCTGCACAGCCGCGATGTCGTCCTGCCCTACAGCAAGGATTTCGCCGCGGCACACGTCGAACTGCCGAAGAAGATCGTCGCTGCCTGCAAGAAGACTGGTGTCCGCCGTCTGGTGCATATGAGCGCGCTCGGCGCCAATCCCAAGGGGCCGTCGGAGTATCTCTCCTCCAAGGGCGACGGCGAGGCAATCGTGATGGCCGCCCAAGGCGATCTGGACGTGACCGTTTTCCGTCCCTCGGTCATCTTCGGCCTTGGCGATTCCTTCCTGACCATGTTTGCCGGGGTGCTGCGCAAACTGCCGGTCTTCCCGCTCGGTTTCGGTCAGGCGCGCTTCCAGCCGGTTTGGGCAGCCGATGTCGCCGATGTCTTTGTCGCCAGCCTGGACAATCCGGCAACCTTCGGTCAGGCCTACGATCTCGTCGGCCCGACGGTCTACACGCTGCGCGAACTGGTCGAATACACCGCGAAGCTGGTCGGCAGCAGCGCGCGGATCATCGCTCTGCCCGAGGGCCTTGCCTACCTGCAGGCCGGCCTGATGTGGCTCGCGCCGAAACCGCTGATGTCTCCGGACAACCTGCGTTCGATGCAGGTTGACAGTGTTTGCGACAGCAACTGCAACTTGCCGGCGAACTGGAAGCCGACGGCACTGGAATCCATAGCCCCGACCTACATTGCCCTCAACACGCCGAAGGGCAAGCTCGACGGCTTCCGCTACCGGGCCGGACGGTAG
- a CDS encoding multifunctional CCA addition/repair protein — protein MKIYIVGGAVRDDLLGRANADRDYVVVGASPQDMLNHGFRPVGKDFPVFLHPETQEEYALARTERKTGPGYHGFSFHAAPDVTLEEDLARRDLTINAMARAADGTLVDPFHGQRDISAKILRHVGPAFAEDPVRILRLARLAARFTDFSVAPETIELMRGMVAGGEVDHLVAERVWQELAKGLMEAAPSRMFEVLRQCDALARLLPEVDALFGVPQRADYHPEIDAGVHTLMVVDESALHDYALPVRFAALTHDLGKATTPADLLPRHRGHEARSVRLTTALCERLRVPNECRDLALLAARYHGDISRAAELRPSTLVALLERTDALRRPERFQRLLEVCRCDFNGRLGWAGRPYDSDRLLLAVLAAARTVDAGAIAVACADKAKIPGMIHAARVAAVRRLLDETRDDDDEN, from the coding sequence ATGAAGATCTACATCGTTGGCGGCGCGGTGCGCGATGACCTGCTCGGCAGGGCCAATGCCGACCGCGATTATGTGGTCGTCGGCGCCAGTCCGCAGGACATGCTGAACCACGGTTTTCGTCCGGTCGGCAAGGATTTTCCGGTTTTTCTCCATCCCGAAACGCAGGAGGAGTATGCGCTTGCCCGCACCGAGCGTAAGACCGGCCCCGGCTACCATGGCTTCAGCTTTCATGCGGCGCCCGATGTCACGCTCGAAGAGGATCTCGCACGTCGCGACCTGACCATAAACGCCATGGCCAGGGCGGCCGACGGCACGCTGGTCGACCCCTTCCACGGTCAACGCGATATTTCGGCCAAAATCCTCCGTCATGTCGGTCCGGCCTTCGCCGAAGACCCGGTGCGCATCCTGCGGCTCGCTCGCCTTGCCGCCCGCTTCACCGATTTTTCGGTCGCGCCGGAAACCATCGAACTGATGCGCGGCATGGTCGCCGGCGGTGAGGTCGACCATCTGGTTGCCGAACGCGTCTGGCAGGAACTGGCCAAGGGGCTGATGGAAGCGGCGCCTTCCCGCATGTTCGAAGTGCTGCGCCAGTGCGACGCGCTGGCGCGGTTGCTGCCCGAGGTCGACGCGCTGTTCGGCGTGCCGCAGCGCGCCGATTACCATCCGGAAATCGATGCCGGCGTGCACACGCTGATGGTGGTCGACGAATCTGCCCTCCATGACTACGCATTACCGGTCCGCTTTGCCGCGCTGACCCACGATCTCGGCAAGGCGACGACACCGGCCGACCTCCTGCCGCGTCATCGCGGCCATGAAGCGCGCAGCGTGCGCCTGACGACCGCGCTCTGCGAGCGGCTCCGGGTACCCAACGAGTGCCGCGACCTGGCGCTGCTCGCCGCGCGTTACCACGGTGACATCTCGCGCGCCGCTGAACTGCGTCCTTCGACTCTGGTCGCCCTGCTGGAACGGACCGACGCGCTCCGCCGTCCCGAGCGCTTTCAGCGGCTGCTGGAGGTCTGCCGGTGCGATTTCAATGGCCGCCTCGGTTGGGCAGGTCGACCCTACGACAGTGACCGCCTGCTGCTGGCGGTCCTGGCTGCGGCGCGGACAGTCGATGCCGGGGCCATCGCCGTGGCCTGCGCCGACAAGGCGAAAATTCCCGGGATGATTCACGCGGCGCGGGTCGCTGCCGTCAGACGCCTGCTAGATGAGACGCGAGACGACGACGATGAAAATTGA
- a CDS encoding DUF2905 domain-containing protein, whose amino-acid sequence MLKWILTLVIAIFLLGIIAPHIARFIRFGRLPGDIAFRFRGRTYYLPFATTIILSIFIVVVSRLI is encoded by the coding sequence ATGCTGAAGTGGATTCTGACGCTGGTAATTGCCATATTTCTGCTTGGCATCATCGCCCCACACATCGCCCGGTTCATCCGCTTCGGCCGATTGCCAGGCGACATCGCCTTCCGCTTTCGCGGCCGGACCTACTATCTGCCGTTTGCGACGACGATTATCCTGTCAATTTTCATCGTCGTCGTCTCGCGTCTCATCTAG
- a CDS encoding alpha/beta hydrolase encodes MTKTEMINGIEVISCLPADTTDRPPLLFVHGAFAGGWMWVDTFMPFLAEAGYPCHAVSLRGHGGSHGRERINWHSVADYVEDVTGVIDWLGREPVLVGHSMGGFVIQKYLELHTAPAAVLLCSVPPQGLIAAQFHLLFQKPHLFMDLNSIMGGDYADTSTLREALFAGEVDEAMLKIWLGHMQTESQQALWDMSMFNLPRLHAMSRPPMLILGAEHDVLVPAFLVQSTGQSYGLPVHIFRDMGHAVTHEKEWPLVAGTVRAWLDALEA; translated from the coding sequence ATGACAAAAACTGAAATGATCAATGGTATCGAGGTCATCTCGTGCCTGCCCGCGGACACTACGGATCGTCCGCCCCTGCTTTTCGTTCATGGGGCGTTTGCCGGGGGCTGGATGTGGGTCGACACCTTCATGCCTTTTCTCGCTGAGGCCGGTTACCCCTGCCACGCGGTTTCCCTGCGTGGCCACGGCGGTAGTCACGGGCGCGAGCGCATCAACTGGCATTCCGTCGCCGATTACGTTGAAGACGTGACCGGGGTCATCGACTGGTTGGGGCGGGAGCCGGTCCTGGTCGGGCACTCGATGGGTGGCTTCGTCATTCAGAAATATCTCGAGCTCCATACCGCACCGGCTGCCGTGCTGCTCTGCTCGGTACCTCCGCAGGGGCTGATCGCCGCCCAGTTCCATCTGCTGTTCCAGAAGCCACATCTGTTCATGGACCTCAACAGCATCATGGGCGGCGATTATGCCGATACCAGCACGCTGCGCGAAGCCCTGTTCGCCGGCGAGGTTGACGAGGCGATGCTCAAGATCTGGCTGGGGCACATGCAGACGGAGTCCCAACAGGCGCTGTGGGACATGTCGATGTTCAACCTGCCCCGTCTGCACGCGATGAGTCGGCCACCGATGCTGATTCTCGGCGCCGAGCATGACGTTCTCGTGCCGGCTTTCCTGGTGCAATCGACCGGGCAAAGCTACGGGCTGCCCGTCCATATCTTTCGCGACATGGGCCATGCCGTGACCCATGAGAAGGAATGGCCTTTGGTTGCCGGCACTGTGCGCGCGTGGCTCGACGCCCTGGAGGCTTGA
- a CDS encoding DUF2721 domain-containing protein — MNELASHVSSVAQVIQLAVAPVFLLAGVGALLGVLTNRLARVVDRFHALERELAENPSPDYRRKAQTTITSLARRARLIHWAITLCTVCDLLVCLVIAALFVGAELHVELPSTIAGLFVAAILALIAGLVCFLREITLATSVIETLDQSVSSFDAGR; from the coding sequence ATGAACGAGCTCGCCAGCCATGTCTCTTCCGTCGCCCAGGTGATCCAGCTGGCCGTCGCTCCCGTCTTCCTGCTCGCCGGCGTCGGAGCGCTTCTCGGTGTGCTTACCAATCGCCTGGCCAGAGTCGTCGACCGCTTTCATGCACTGGAACGGGAACTCGCCGAAAACCCGTCACCAGACTATCGTCGGAAAGCCCAGACGACAATTACCTCGCTGGCACGTCGGGCCCGGCTGATTCACTGGGCCATCACGCTGTGCACAGTCTGCGACCTGCTGGTCTGCCTGGTCATCGCCGCGCTCTTTGTCGGCGCCGAACTGCATGTCGAACTGCCGAGCACAATTGCCGGACTGTTCGTTGCCGCCATTCTCGCCCTGATTGCCGGGCTCGTATGCTTCCTGAGGGAAATAACCCTGGCGACCAGCGTCATCGAAACCCTCGACCAATCGGTTTCCAGCTTCGACGCCGGTCGCTGA
- a CDS encoding YdiU family protein, producing MNAPDHHRRLARLEDLEFDNSFAGLPEAFYTRLAPHGLPAPYLVAASNEVAELVGLDPREIERPEFRETFAGNSLPPGSDALAAVYSGHQFGVWAGQLGDGRAHLLGGLHSAHGHWEIQLKGAGRTPYSRGADGRAVLRSSIREFLCSEAMAGLGIPTTRALSIVGADLPVRREEIESAAVVARVAPSFVRFGSFEHWASHGRNDELRLLADYVIDTFRPECRESANPYGALLADVSRRTGELIARWMAVGFMHGVMNTDNMSILGLTLDYGPFGFMEAFDAGHICNHSDHQGRYSYRNQPHVGQWNLYRLAEAFRPLVGDQATVRALVDENYGDAFDQHFEQLMRAKLGLREALPDDENLIGETFAMLQQQRPDFTLFFRALSLLLAVAVDREKSPKIDDPLRDQFVDRAAGDAWLVKWRARQAQTPWDDAIRQAAMRAANPKYVLRNWLAEGAIRKAQERDFSEIEHLLACLRHPYAEQPEFEHYAALPPDWANGLEVSCSS from the coding sequence ATGAACGCACCCGACCACCACCGGCGATTGGCTCGCCTCGAAGACCTCGAATTCGACAACAGCTTTGCCGGCTTGCCGGAAGCGTTCTACACGCGCCTGGCTCCGCACGGGCTTCCCGCACCTTACCTGGTTGCCGCCAGCAACGAGGTGGCCGAACTGGTCGGACTCGACCCGCGGGAAATCGAACGTCCCGAGTTCCGCGAAACCTTTGCCGGGAACAGCTTGCCGCCGGGAAGCGATGCGCTGGCTGCCGTCTATTCCGGCCACCAGTTCGGCGTCTGGGCCGGACAACTGGGCGACGGTCGCGCCCATCTACTGGGCGGCCTGCACAGTGCGCATGGACACTGGGAAATCCAGCTCAAGGGCGCGGGACGTACACCGTATTCGCGCGGTGCCGACGGGCGCGCCGTGTTGCGTTCGTCGATCCGCGAATTTCTGTGCTCCGAGGCGATGGCCGGGCTTGGCATTCCGACAACGCGGGCGCTGTCGATTGTCGGCGCCGACCTGCCGGTGCGCCGCGAAGAAATCGAGAGCGCCGCCGTGGTTGCCCGGGTCGCGCCGAGTTTCGTGCGCTTTGGCTCCTTTGAGCACTGGGCTTCGCACGGGCGCAACGACGAACTGCGTCTGCTTGCTGATTATGTGATCGATACCTTTCGCCCCGAGTGCCGTGAGTCGGCCAATCCCTATGGTGCCCTGCTCGCCGACGTCAGCCGCCGCACTGGCGAGCTGATCGCGCGCTGGATGGCGGTCGGCTTCATGCATGGCGTCATGAACACCGACAACATGTCGATCCTCGGCCTTACGCTCGACTATGGTCCCTTCGGTTTCATGGAGGCCTTCGACGCCGGCCACATCTGCAATCATTCCGATCATCAGGGTCGCTACTCCTATCGTAACCAGCCGCATGTCGGGCAATGGAATCTCTACCGCCTGGCCGAGGCTTTTCGCCCGCTGGTCGGCGATCAGGCGACGGTGCGAGCGCTGGTCGACGAAAATTATGGCGATGCCTTCGATCAGCATTTCGAGCAGTTGATGCGGGCCAAGCTCGGTTTGCGCGAGGCGCTGCCCGATGACGAAAACCTGATCGGCGAAACCTTCGCGATGTTGCAGCAGCAGCGGCCCGATTTCACGCTGTTTTTCCGGGCGCTGTCGTTACTGCTGGCCGTTGCGGTCGACCGGGAAAAGTCGCCGAAAATCGACGATCCGCTGCGCGACCAGTTCGTCGATCGCGCCGCCGGCGATGCCTGGCTCGTCAAGTGGCGGGCCCGTCAGGCGCAGACACCGTGGGACGACGCGATCCGTCAGGCCGCGATGCGCGCTGCCAACCCGAAATACGTGCTGCGTAACTGGCTGGCGGAAGGCGCTATTCGCAAGGCGCAGGAACGGGATTTCTCGGAAATCGAGCATCTGCTTGCCTGCCTGCGCCACCCGTATGCCGAGCAGCCGGAATTCGAGCACTATGCGGCGCTGCCGCCTGATTGGGCGAACGGGCTTGAGGTCAGTTGTTCCAGCTAG
- a CDS encoding ABC transporter ATP-binding protein: MSGALLEARQLVVEIGGRRVVNSLDLAVKSGERLAILGRNGAGKSTLLSTLAGLRTPASGSVELGGSTYAALTPRAAALRRAWLGQALADPFASTVLETVLTGRHPHLGRWDWESTRDGELARAALAAVGLAGFEQRQIHTLSGGERQRLAIATLLAQAAPLYLLDEPLAHLDLNHQMAVLELFSGAAHDCGAGVVMVLHDPALAHRFCDQALLIDGDGHCESGAVDAILTAEKLSALYGYDLHEVSYQGRRCFVPD; this comes from the coding sequence ATGAGTGGCGCCTTGCTCGAAGCGCGGCAACTGGTCGTCGAGATCGGCGGCCGTCGCGTCGTGAATTCCCTTGATCTGGCGGTCAAAAGCGGCGAACGGCTGGCCATCCTCGGGCGCAACGGCGCCGGCAAATCAACACTGCTGTCGACCCTGGCCGGACTGCGAACGCCGGCAAGCGGTAGCGTCGAACTGGGCGGCAGCACCTACGCCGCCCTGACACCGCGTGCGGCGGCATTGCGCCGCGCCTGGCTCGGGCAGGCGCTGGCCGATCCGTTTGCGTCAACCGTCCTTGAAACTGTCCTGACCGGCCGCCACCCGCACCTTGGTCGCTGGGACTGGGAAAGTACGCGCGATGGCGAACTGGCGCGTGCTGCGCTAGCCGCTGTCGGTCTCGCCGGCTTCGAACAGCGCCAGATTCACACGCTATCCGGCGGCGAACGCCAGCGTCTGGCGATTGCCACGCTGCTCGCCCAGGCGGCGCCGCTTTACCTGCTCGACGAACCGCTTGCCCACCTCGACCTCAACCACCAGATGGCCGTTCTCGAACTATTTTCCGGTGCCGCGCACGATTGTGGGGCCGGCGTCGTCATGGTCCTGCACGATCCGGCTCTGGCGCACCGTTTCTGCGACCAGGCGCTACTGATCGACGGCGACGGGCACTGCGAAAGCGGTGCGGTCGACGCCATTCTGACTGCCGAAAAACTCAGTGCCCTCTACGGCTACGACCTGCACGAAGTCTCGTACCAAGGACGGCGCTGCTTCGTTCCCGACTAG
- a CDS encoding iron ABC transporter permease, translating to MPTRRRAFLILATLALLALASFWTAMAVGSIPVAPSDIVAALLGQAAPGADIVHELRLPRALAGFACGGLLALAGALMQVLLRNPLADPYILGISGGAGVGALFAIMIGLPVFGINGLAFAGALGAMFLVFGLAHGDGSWTQTRLLLTGVIVAAGCGALIALMLAIAPDDRLRGMLFWLMGDLSQAGSAWSPLLALAVALALAMPFARELNLVARGLMQAQALGVAVDRLRYAIYLLASLATAAAVTTAGAIGFIGLVVPHLVRLASGNDQRLLLPASALAGGALLMLADTLARSLIAPQQLPVGVLTALIGVPVFLFLLSRQPK from the coding sequence ATGCCGACCCGCCGCCGCGCCTTCCTGATTCTCGCCACGCTGGCTCTGCTGGCGCTGGCGAGTTTCTGGACGGCGATGGCGGTCGGCAGCATCCCGGTTGCCCCATCCGACATCGTCGCTGCACTACTCGGACAGGCGGCGCCCGGCGCCGACATCGTCCACGAACTACGGCTGCCGCGTGCGCTTGCCGGATTCGCCTGCGGTGGCCTGCTGGCGCTGGCCGGCGCGCTGATGCAGGTCTTGCTGCGCAACCCGCTGGCCGACCCCTACATTCTCGGCATCTCGGGCGGCGCCGGGGTCGGCGCGCTGTTTGCCATCATGATCGGTCTGCCGGTATTTGGCATCAATGGCCTGGCTTTCGCCGGCGCGCTGGGCGCGATGTTTCTCGTCTTCGGGCTGGCGCATGGCGACGGCAGTTGGACCCAGACCCGACTGTTGTTGACCGGCGTCATCGTTGCCGCTGGCTGCGGCGCATTGATCGCGCTGATGCTGGCGATCGCTCCCGACGACCGTCTGCGCGGCATGTTGTTCTGGCTGATGGGCGATCTGTCGCAGGCTGGCAGCGCCTGGTCGCCGCTGCTGGCGCTCGCCGTCGCGCTGGCGCTGGCAATGCCCTTCGCGCGCGAACTCAACCTGGTGGCACGCGGCCTGATGCAGGCGCAGGCGTTGGGCGTTGCGGTCGACCGTCTGCGTTATGCGATTTATCTGCTCGCTTCACTGGCCACCGCCGCGGCAGTGACGACCGCCGGCGCGATCGGCTTCATCGGCCTCGTCGTCCCGCATCTGGTTCGCCTCGCCAGTGGCAACGACCAGCGTCTGCTGCTCCCTGCTTCGGCACTGGCCGGCGGGGCGCTGCTGATGCTCGCCGATACGCTGGCCCGTTCGCTGATCGCCCCGCAGCAACTGCCGGTCGGCGTACTGACGGCGCTGATCGGCGTTCCGGTTTTCCTTTTCTTGCTGTCGAGGCAGCCCAAATGA
- a CDS encoding TonB-dependent receptor, with the protein MNPRLTPLAAALSIAFTAPVQAQIAELDSIIVTATRFAEPDSNVAANVTVITRDDIRNTPARDLPSVLKGSAGVDVRALYGSLGIDSTIDIRGFGETAGSNTLILLDGQRLNPIDTGSVSWSAIPLDSVQRIEVLRGAGTVLYGDKATGGVVNIITDKSRTPRAGLTVGVGSYNTQTVDANAAAGNDVGYFNVFGHYANTAGWRDNAQAEQSALSGRGALYAGQGEVFIDYSVYKDRSGLPGPLLSAAYQANPRSASTPNDSQHSEGYRLRPGITLPVTDTLRFEAEVSYDRNDQYANYVSFGSKADRTRDNWSVTPRLRWQHGLGSLKSETVAGIDYYSGEVDATYTTSAAQSAKQDSTGFYFQNITEWVAGLSSTLGARSQRVDQSASQDAYPGFFGMQPAMNGSAEYTRSAWDLGLTYVGDGWKVYGKGGATFRFANTDELFGYDPFTGNPTFSGDLKPQTGTLGELGGSFSAGSVKGRAALYRMDLEDEIAYDGSLFANVNLDKTRRQGLELEADWRIVSSVLARVTYTYTDATFRERVYDGNQVPLVPKNMAAARLTWDGGNIGQYTAVVNYVGERYYSGDFANTLDKLPGYTTVDFMAGWNFKPWSISARLLNAFDKKYSPYAGYSTFQSDYYYYPADGRTFLMTASHNFR; encoded by the coding sequence ATGAATCCACGTCTCACGCCGCTCGCCGCGGCGCTATCCATTGCCTTTACGGCACCGGTACAGGCCCAGATCGCCGAACTCGACTCGATCATCGTCACCGCCACCCGCTTCGCCGAACCCGATTCCAACGTTGCGGCCAACGTCACTGTCATCACCCGCGACGACATCCGCAACACGCCTGCCCGCGATCTGCCCAGCGTCCTCAAGGGAAGCGCCGGCGTCGACGTGCGCGCCCTCTACGGCAGCCTCGGTATCGACTCGACGATCGACATCCGCGGCTTCGGCGAAACGGCCGGCAGCAATACGCTTATCCTGCTCGACGGCCAGCGTCTCAACCCGATCGACACGGGCAGTGTCAGTTGGTCGGCGATCCCGCTCGACAGCGTGCAGCGCATCGAGGTCCTGCGCGGCGCCGGCACTGTTCTTTATGGTGACAAGGCCACTGGCGGTGTCGTCAACATCATCACCGACAAATCCCGGACTCCGCGCGCCGGCCTCACCGTCGGTGTCGGCAGTTACAACACCCAGACCGTCGACGCCAATGCGGCAGCCGGCAACGACGTGGGCTACTTTAACGTCTTCGGTCATTACGCCAACACCGCTGGCTGGCGCGACAACGCCCAAGCCGAGCAATCCGCGTTGAGCGGGCGCGGCGCGCTTTACGCCGGCCAGGGCGAAGTTTTCATCGATTACTCAGTGTACAAAGATCGTTCCGGCCTGCCCGGCCCTTTGCTCAGCGCAGCCTATCAAGCCAACCCGAGGAGCGCATCGACACCGAACGATTCGCAGCACAGCGAGGGCTACCGCCTGCGTCCCGGCATCACGCTACCGGTCACCGACACCCTGCGCTTCGAGGCTGAAGTATCCTACGACCGCAACGACCAGTATGCCAATTACGTCTCGTTCGGCAGCAAAGCCGATCGCACACGCGACAACTGGTCGGTGACCCCGCGCCTGCGCTGGCAGCATGGTCTGGGTAGCCTGAAGAGCGAGACGGTCGCCGGCATCGACTACTATTCCGGCGAGGTCGACGCGACCTACACGACTTCCGCCGCACAGAGCGCCAAGCAGGACAGCACCGGCTTCTACTTCCAGAACATCACTGAATGGGTCGCCGGCCTGTCCAGCACACTCGGCGCGCGCAGCCAGCGCGTCGACCAGTCGGCCTCGCAGGATGCCTACCCGGGCTTCTTCGGCATGCAGCCGGCAATGAACGGCAGCGCCGAATACACGCGCAGCGCCTGGGATCTCGGGCTCACCTATGTCGGTGACGGCTGGAAGGTCTACGGCAAGGGTGGCGCCACTTTCCGCTTCGCCAACACCGACGAACTGTTCGGCTACGATCCGTTTACCGGCAACCCGACATTTTCCGGCGACCTCAAGCCGCAGACCGGCACGCTCGGCGAACTGGGCGGCAGCTTTTCCGCCGGGTCGGTCAAGGGACGGGCAGCCCTCTACCGCATGGACCTTGAAGACGAAATCGCCTACGACGGTTCGCTGTTCGCCAACGTTAATCTCGACAAGACCCGCCGCCAGGGTCTGGAACTCGAAGCTGACTGGCGCATCGTTTCGTCGGTGCTGGCGCGTGTCACCTATACCTACACCGATGCAACCTTCCGCGAGAGGGTGTACGACGGCAATCAGGTTCCGCTGGTGCCGAAGAACATGGCAGCGGCGCGGCTGACCTGGGATGGCGGCAACATCGGCCAATACACTGCAGTCGTCAACTATGTCGGCGAGCGTTACTACAGCGGCGATTTCGCCAACACACTCGACAAGCTGCCCGGCTACACCACGGTCGACTTCATGGCTGGCTGGAATTTCAAGCCGTGGTCGATTTCGGCGCGCCTGCTCAACGCCTTCGACAAGAAGTACTCGCCTTATGCCGGCTACTCGACCTTCCAGTCCGACTATTATTACTACCCCGCCGACGGTCGCACCTTCCTGATGACCGCGAGCCACAACTTCCGCTGA
- a CDS encoding cell division protein ZapA, whose protein sequence is MSAEPNFLDVKIMGREYRVACTPEELDGLLAAVELVDNKMREIAQRTKSTIAERVAVMAALNIAHEYLSTAPASAEKEIDYTIDTSDAKRRIIDMGARIDTALAPQQQLDL, encoded by the coding sequence ATGAGTGCCGAGCCGAACTTCCTCGATGTCAAGATCATGGGTCGCGAATACCGCGTCGCCTGCACCCCGGAAGAACTCGACGGGCTGCTGGCGGCGGTCGAACTGGTCGACAACAAGATGCGCGAAATCGCCCAGCGGACCAAGAGCACCATCGCCGAACGCGTCGCCGTCATGGCAGCGCTCAACATCGCGCACGAATATTTATCAACCGCGCCGGCCAGTGCAGAAAAAGAAATCGACTATACGATTGATACTTCCGACGCGAAGCGTAGAATCATCGATATGGGAGCACGGATCGATACCGCGCTTGCGCCCCAACAGCAACTGGATCTGTAG
- a CDS encoding SDR family oxidoreductase: protein MTGIRRDLQDQWALVTGASSGFGIDFAHLLAARGANLVLVVRRGEPMRALAAELKRTHGTHCHVITMDLARPGVGAELHARIRAKRVAIDVLINNAGFGVFGDFVDQPLASEMNMLQLNVMALTELTHVFAADMVTRGTGKILLVGSLGGFQPLPMYATYAASKAYVLSFGEALHEELKDRGVVVTVLCPGVTATNFLAVSGQETMPLPDVLSMESRPVAEIGLKALDAGHASVVPGLPNQATAFANRILPRGLFPRLAYRLLKR, encoded by the coding sequence ATGACAGGAATCCGACGCGACCTGCAGGACCAGTGGGCACTGGTGACTGGCGCTTCCAGTGGCTTCGGTATCGATTTCGCGCACCTGCTCGCAGCGCGCGGCGCCAATCTGGTGCTGGTCGTGCGGCGCGGCGAGCCGATGAGGGCACTCGCCGCCGAACTCAAGCGGACGCATGGCACGCACTGCCATGTCATCACGATGGATCTCGCCCGCCCCGGCGTTGGTGCGGAACTGCATGCCAGGATCAGGGCCAAGCGGGTAGCCATCGATGTCCTGATCAACAACGCCGGCTTCGGTGTCTTCGGTGATTTCGTCGATCAGCCGCTGGCGAGCGAGATGAACATGCTGCAGCTCAACGTCATGGCGCTGACTGAACTTACCCATGTCTTTGCCGCCGATATGGTCACGCGCGGCACCGGCAAGATTCTTCTGGTCGGCTCACTGGGAGGATTCCAGCCGCTGCCTATGTACGCCACATACGCGGCGAGCAAGGCCTATGTTCTGAGTTTCGGCGAAGCCCTGCATGAGGAGCTGAAGGATCGCGGGGTCGTGGTTACCGTGCTCTGCCCTGGGGTCACGGCGACCAACTTCCTTGCCGTTTCTGGCCAGGAGACCATGCCATTGCCCGATGTGCTGTCGATGGAGAGCCGGCCAGTGGCCGAGATCGGGCTGAAGGCGCTCGACGCCGGTCATGCTTCGGTCGTACCCGGCCTGCCCAATCAGGCGACCGCCTTCGCCAATCGCATTTTGCCGCGCGGCCTGTTCCCGCGGCTGGCCTACCGCTTGCTCAAGCGCTGA